The proteins below are encoded in one region of Brachyspira intermedia PWS/A:
- a CDS encoding histidinol-phosphatase HisJ family protein — translation MTADYHVHTEFSDDSNYTLEKVIKDAIKLNIDDICITDHVDYGIKKDWNEIEIKDEKTISNVNYTKYIEDIKRMKEIYGKQINIKTGLECGIQTHTIDKYEALLKKYDFDFIIFSVHQVNDKEFWTQDFQRNKTQKEYNEAYYEEMLNVVKMFKNYSVLGHLDLIIRYDKKGVYPFEKVKPIIEDILKIVIKDGKGIEFNTSYHRYGLKDTTPSIDILNLYHKLGGNIITIGSDSHQPSHLGFHINEAKEILKDIGFKQFCTYDKMIPSFHNL, via the coding sequence ATGACTGCCGATTATCATGTACATACAGAGTTTAGTGACGATTCTAATTATACATTAGAAAAAGTTATAAAAGACGCTATAAAGCTAAATATAGATGATATTTGTATTACTGATCATGTGGATTATGGCATAAAAAAAGATTGGAACGAAATTGAAATAAAAGACGAAAAAACTATATCAAATGTCAATTATACAAAGTATATAGAAGATATAAAAAGAATGAAAGAAATATACGGAAAACAAATTAATATAAAAACAGGACTTGAATGCGGCATACAAACTCATACTATAGATAAATATGAGGCTCTTTTAAAAAAATATGATTTCGATTTTATTATATTTTCAGTTCATCAGGTAAATGATAAAGAATTCTGGACTCAGGATTTTCAAAGAAACAAAACACAAAAAGAATACAATGAAGCCTATTATGAAGAAATGCTCAATGTTGTAAAAATGTTTAAAAATTATTCAGTGCTTGGTCATTTAGATTTGATTATACGATATGATAAAAAAGGTGTTTACCCTTTTGAAAAAGTGAAACCTATTATAGAAGATATATTAAAAATAGTTATAAAAGATGGTAAAGGAATAGAATTTAATACTTCATATCATAGATACGGTTTGAAAGATACTACTCCTTCCATAGATATATTAAATCTATATCATAAATTGGGAGGAAATATTATCACTATAGGAAGCGACAGTCATCAGCCTAGTCATTTGGGATTTCATATAAATGAAGCAAAAGAAATTCTAAAAGATATAGGATTTAAGCAATTCTGCACTTATGATAAAATGATTCCATCTTTTCATAATCTTTAA
- a CDS encoding NAD(P)-dependent alcohol dehydrogenase translates to MLLDKNLEEANSGQRINAKGYAVHSKTDTFKPFEFSRHSMGDNDILIEIMYAGICHSDIHSARSEWHEGIYPMVPGHEIAGKVVAVGKNVTKFKVGDYAGVGCMVNSCGECEACKRSHEQFCERGQTVLTYDCKDHFHNDEPTYGGYSNNIVVSEKFAITVPKDAPMEKVAPLLCAGITTYSPLKFSGVKEGDVVGVAGFGGLGSMAVKYAVNMGAQVYVFARNDKKKKEALEMGAKDLFTSTKDVPVRFDLIISTIPTGYDVNNYVDLLKYGGEMAIVGLPPAELKQSIDLARLIFSGGKKVYGSMIGGIKETQEMLDFSLKHKIYPETEIIAANQIDEAYEKLTTGQAKFRYVIDMKTLQ, encoded by the coding sequence ATGTTACTTGATAAAAACTTAGAAGAAGCTAATTCAGGTCAGAGAATAAATGCTAAAGGTTATGCCGTACATAGCAAAACAGATACTTTTAAACCATTTGAATTTTCAAGACATTCTATGGGCGATAATGATATATTAATAGAAATAATGTATGCCGGAATATGCCATAGTGATATACACTCAGCAAGAAGTGAATGGCATGAAGGAATATACCCTATGGTTCCGGGACATGAAATTGCCGGAAAGGTTGTAGCAGTAGGAAAAAATGTTACTAAGTTTAAAGTAGGAGATTATGCAGGCGTAGGATGTATGGTAAACTCATGCGGAGAATGCGAAGCATGCAAAAGAAGCCATGAACAATTCTGTGAAAGAGGTCAAACTGTATTAACCTATGACTGTAAAGACCATTTCCATAATGATGAACCTACTTACGGCGGATACTCTAATAATATAGTAGTAAGCGAGAAATTTGCTATTACTGTACCAAAAGATGCCCCAATGGAAAAAGTAGCTCCATTACTATGTGCAGGTATTACAACTTATTCTCCTTTGAAATTTTCAGGAGTAAAAGAAGGTGATGTAGTAGGCGTTGCAGGTTTCGGAGGACTTGGCTCTATGGCTGTAAAATATGCTGTTAATATGGGTGCTCAAGTTTATGTATTTGCTAGAAATGATAAGAAGAAAAAAGAAGCTTTAGAAATGGGAGCTAAAGATTTATTTACTTCTACAAAAGATGTTCCTGTACGTTTCGATTTAATCATATCTACAATTCCTACCGGTTATGATGTTAACAATTATGTTGATCTATTGAAATACGGCGGAGAAATGGCTATAGTAGGACTTCCTCCAGCAGAATTAAAACAAAGCATAGACTTGGCAAGATTAATATTCTCAGGCGGAAAAAAAGTTTATGGTTCTATGATAGGAGGTATTAAAGAAACTCAAGAGATGTTGGACTTCTCTTTAAAGCATAAAATATACCCTGAAACAGAAATTATCGCAGCAAATCAAATTGATGAAGCCTATGAAAAACTTACAACAGGTCAGGCAAAATTCAGATATGTAATTGATATGAAAACTCTTCAATAA
- the serS gene encoding serine--tRNA ligase, translated as MIDVKLIRENIELVEENLRKRRSKVSLDKLKALEHERLNLLKEVEQDRAKKNESSKKIGECMKAGNKEEAEKIKEEMKNFTESLNKKEEKLSQLEEAVNNEILYLPNMLSEDVPDGDDEKANKEIIRWGEPRKFDFEVKDHVDIAMGLDILDIERAVRMSRTRFSLMKGKGAALERALINFMLKKHTSEHGYTEYVPPILVNGRTMTGTGQLPKFEEDLFKTTDDPALYLIPTAEVPLTNIYREEIIPENMLPLYCTAYTPCFRSEAGSYGRDMRGLIRQHQFDKVELVKICAADKSKEEHEKMLKDAESILQALELPYRVVVLSSGDIGNAAYKTFDIEVWLPSQNMYREISSVSNCWDYQARRMQMRTRRNGKTELVHTLNGSGIAVGRTWIAILENYQQADGSVIIPDALRPFTGFDKIEKVN; from the coding sequence ATGATAGATGTAAAATTAATAAGAGAAAATATTGAATTAGTAGAAGAGAACTTGAGAAAGAGAAGAAGCAAAGTATCTTTAGACAAGTTAAAAGCTTTAGAGCATGAAAGATTAAACCTTTTAAAAGAAGTAGAACAGGACAGAGCAAAGAAAAATGAATCTTCAAAAAAAATCGGCGAATGCATGAAAGCCGGAAATAAAGAAGAGGCAGAAAAAATAAAAGAAGAAATGAAAAACTTCACAGAATCCTTAAATAAAAAAGAAGAGAAGTTGTCGCAGTTGGAAGAGGCCGTTAATAATGAAATACTTTATTTGCCTAATATGCTTTCTGAAGATGTACCAGATGGAGATGATGAAAAAGCAAATAAAGAAATCATAAGATGGGGAGAGCCTCGTAAATTTGATTTTGAAGTAAAAGACCATGTTGATATAGCTATGGGTTTAGATATTCTTGATATAGAAAGAGCTGTTAGAATGTCAAGAACTCGTTTCTCACTTATGAAAGGAAAAGGTGCAGCATTAGAAAGAGCTTTAATTAACTTTATGTTAAAGAAACATACAAGCGAACATGGCTATACAGAATATGTACCTCCTATACTTGTTAATGGCAGAACTATGACAGGTACTGGTCAGCTTCCAAAATTTGAGGAGGATTTATTTAAAACTACAGATGATCCTGCTTTATACCTTATACCTACAGCAGAAGTTCCTCTTACAAATATATACAGAGAAGAAATTATTCCTGAAAACATGCTTCCTTTATATTGTACTGCTTATACACCTTGTTTCCGTTCTGAAGCTGGTTCTTACGGACGCGATATGAGAGGATTAATAAGACAGCATCAATTCGACAAAGTAGAGTTAGTAAAAATTTGTGCTGCTGACAAATCTAAAGAAGAGCATGAAAAAATGCTTAAAGATGCAGAAAGTATTTTACAGGCATTAGAACTTCCATACAGAGTAGTTGTTCTTTCTTCCGGAGATATAGGAAATGCTGCTTATAAAACTTTTGATATAGAAGTTTGGCTTCCATCACAAAACATGTACAGAGAGATTTCAAGTGTAAGTAACTGTTGGGATTATCAGGCAAGAAGAATGCAGATGAGAACTAGAAGAAACGGCAAAACAGAATTAGTACATACATTAAACGGTTCAGGTATTGCTGTTGGAAGAACTTGGATAGCTATACTTGAAAATTATCAGCAGGCAGACGGAAGCGTAATAATTCCAGATGCTTTAAGACCATTTACTGGTTTTGATAAGATAGAAAAGGTTAATTAA
- a CDS encoding DUF2971 domain-containing protein, which produces MNDKEKQLKKIFKEIEKYDDGKHDYKIINLCDDGLKIDNKNPKLYFYKARSLYQLALYNKDSNKYLEAIKNFNIVFDIEPDNKVTHYNRGLCYFYLALNENINEEYLHKAIEDFDNIIIILHQFEKNIKTKNDIIVLNKKYDESYSIRALSYVYLNKYEEALNDFNMAIKYNSESGEYYYNRGLCYYKFAIKNNNDINYLKSAIKDFNKSIELNEKNYFVYYYIGICYYELKNYNESIKNYELSEKYCKYNYDKLSIQDKKIECLLKLNNKENEIYNLYKNIILNIYKEFDNETIIHTCDLFNISSSITENVLSLKNKIYVNENEIIDNNKNIINKAIQDDFYNKKYYYEIRNNSLYNYTRVNKDTLRSILNNTLWCSNTKNFNDPVDPYIRNVKKEEQNKFYDYLLEKIKIACLTTHNDNTLMWSHYADKHQGICIEYDINKILNENNDKILIKKISYNRKMISYDTFINKQKKSINSILIDDKTLNNITDIFTVKSKEWEYEDEYRILFYDEKNENSNGTLINLSIKSICFGVQTSKEDKELVYDIVNFINLKNENIDKYKKIELYEAHLDDNELFKINIKPYKHKK; this is translated from the coding sequence ATGAATGATAAAGAAAAGCAATTAAAAAAAATTTTCAAAGAAATAGAAAAATATGATGATGGAAAACATGATTATAAAATAATAAATTTATGTGATGATGGTTTAAAAATTGATAATAAAAATCCTAAATTATATTTCTATAAAGCCAGGTCACTTTATCAATTGGCTTTATATAATAAAGATAGTAATAAATATTTAGAAGCAATAAAAAATTTTAATATAGTTTTTGATATTGAACCAGATAATAAAGTTACACATTATAATAGAGGGTTATGTTATTTCTATTTAGCTTTAAATGAAAATATTAATGAAGAATATCTTCATAAAGCTATTGAAGATTTTGACAATATAATAATCATATTACATCAATTTGAAAAAAACATAAAAACTAAAAATGATATAATAGTATTAAATAAAAAATATGATGAAAGTTATAGTATACGGGCTTTATCTTATGTTTATTTAAATAAATATGAAGAAGCCTTAAATGATTTTAATATGGCTATTAAATATAATTCAGAATCTGGAGAATATTATTATAACAGAGGATTATGTTATTATAAATTTGCTATAAAAAATAATAATGATATAAACTATTTAAAATCAGCAATAAAAGATTTTAATAAATCTATTGAATTAAATGAAAAGAATTATTTTGTATACTATTATATAGGAATATGTTATTATGAATTAAAAAATTATAATGAATCTATAAAAAATTATGAATTATCAGAAAAATATTGTAAATATAATTATGATAAATTAAGTATACAAGATAAGAAAATAGAATGCCTGCTAAAATTAAATAATAAAGAAAATGAAATATATAATTTATATAAAAATATAATATTAAATATATATAAAGAATTTGATAACGAAACCATTATTCATACCTGTGATCTTTTTAATATTTCATCATCAATAACAGAAAATGTATTATCATTAAAAAATAAAATATATGTTAATGAAAATGAAATTATAGATAATAATAAAAATATTATCAATAAAGCAATTCAAGATGATTTTTATAATAAAAAATATTATTATGAAATAAGAAATAATAGCTTATATAATTATACAAGAGTTAATAAAGATACTTTAAGAAGCATATTAAATAATACTTTATGGTGCAGTAATACGAAAAACTTTAATGATCCTGTTGATCCTTATATAAGAAATGTTAAAAAAGAAGAACAAAATAAATTTTATGATTATTTACTAGAGAAAATAAAAATAGCTTGTTTAACTACTCATAATGATAATACTTTAATGTGGAGTCATTATGCTGATAAACATCAGGGTATTTGTATTGAATATGATATAAATAAAATTTTAAATGAAAATAATGATAAAATTTTAATTAAGAAAATTAGTTATAACAGAAAAATGATATCTTATGATACATTCATAAATAAACAAAAAAAATCAATAAATAGTATTTTAATAGATGATAAGACATTAAATAATATAACAGATATATTTACAGTAAAATCAAAAGAATGGGAATATGAAGATGAATACAGAATACTTTTTTATGATGAAAAAAATGAAAATTCAAATGGAACACTTATCAATTTATCAATAAAAAGTATTTGTTTCGGAGTACAGACATCAAAAGAAGATAAAGAACTTGTATATGATATAGTAAACTTTATAAATTTAAAGAATGAAAACATTGATAAATATAAAAAAATTGAACTTTATGAGGCTCACTTAGATGATAATGAGCTTTTTAAGATTAATATTAAGCCTTATAAACATAAAAAATAA
- a CDS encoding malic enzyme-like NAD(P)-binding protein, with translation MSDELKTKALEYHSKGKAGKIEVMATKPCKTADDLSLAYTPGVAKPVLEIAENPNEAYKYTSKGNLVAVISNGTAILGLGDRGALASKPVMEGKGILFKRFADIDVFDIEINEKDPDKIIDIVHALEPTFGGINLEDIKAPECFKIEKTLIEKCNIPVFHDDQHGTAIICSAALINALEIANIDRKNAKIVFNGAGSAGISCAKMFVALGVPRENIIMCDSKGVITKDRIESVTEEKREFATDLKVKNLEEAMKGANVFAGLSVADCVTEDMVKSMAKNPIIFAMANPNPEIQYEKAIAIRDDLIMATGRSDYPNQINNVLGFPFIFRGALDVKAKAISEKMKMAASLALAALAKEKVPEEVFKAYGNKTFEFGKNYIVPKPFDPRVIEWVSPAVAKAACDEGLAREPITDFEKYKSSLKERMKKYWE, from the coding sequence ATGTCAGATGAATTGAAAACAAAAGCATTAGAATATCATTCTAAAGGAAAAGCTGGAAAAATAGAAGTTATGGCCACCAAACCTTGTAAAACTGCAGATGATTTATCTTTAGCATATACTCCGGGAGTTGCAAAACCTGTACTTGAAATAGCTGAAAATCCTAATGAAGCATACAAATACACCTCAAAAGGAAATCTAGTTGCTGTTATTTCAAATGGAACTGCAATACTTGGTTTAGGCGATAGAGGTGCTTTAGCTTCAAAACCTGTTATGGAAGGAAAGGGAATATTATTTAAACGTTTCGCCGATATTGATGTGTTTGATATAGAGATAAATGAAAAAGACCCTGATAAAATTATAGATATAGTGCATGCATTAGAGCCTACTTTCGGAGGTATTAACTTAGAAGATATAAAAGCCCCTGAATGTTTCAAAATAGAAAAAACTTTGATAGAAAAATGTAATATACCAGTATTTCATGATGATCAGCATGGTACAGCTATAATATGTTCTGCTGCTTTGATTAATGCTTTGGAAATTGCAAATATAGATAGAAAAAATGCAAAGATAGTATTTAATGGAGCCGGTTCTGCTGGTATTTCATGTGCAAAAATGTTTGTAGCATTGGGAGTGCCTAGAGAAAATATTATTATGTGCGATAGTAAAGGTGTTATCACTAAAGATAGAATAGAATCTGTTACAGAAGAGAAAAGAGAATTTGCTACTGATTTAAAAGTAAAAAATCTGGAAGAAGCTATGAAAGGAGCTAATGTATTTGCTGGGCTTTCTGTTGCTGACTGCGTTACTGAAGACATGGTTAAATCTATGGCTAAGAATCCAATAATATTTGCTATGGCCAACCCTAACCCTGAAATACAATACGAAAAAGCTATAGCTATAAGAGATGATTTAATCATGGCTACAGGAAGAAGCGATTATCCTAATCAGATTAATAATGTATTAGGTTTCCCTTTCATATTCAGAGGTGCTTTAGATGTGAAGGCAAAAGCTATATCAGAGAAAATGAAAATGGCTGCTTCATTAGCATTGGCTGCTCTTGCTAAAGAAAAAGTTCCTGAAGAAGTTTTCAAAGCTTATGGAAACAAGACTTTTGAGTTTGGTAAAAATTATATAGTACCAAAACCTTTTGATCCTAGAGTTATTGAATGGGTATCGCCTGCTGTTGCTAAGGCTGCTTGTGATGAAGGGCTTGCAAGAGAACCTATAACTGATTTTGAAAAATACAAATCTTCTCTAAAAGAAAGAATGAAAAAATACTGGGAATAA
- a CDS encoding aldo/keto reductase — protein MQISENRYDNIIYNRCGKSGLKLPIVSLGLWHNFGENCDYNNMKEMIKTAFDNGITHFDLANNYGPPYGSAEISMGKILNDGLNKYRDELIISTKAGYDMWPGPYGDFGSKKYLIASINQSLKRLNLEYVDIFYHHRMDPETPLEETMEALTRIVKSGKALYVGLSNYDGHTMERASKLLYMANVPFIINQNRYSIFDRTIENNGLKLKAKKLGKGIIAFSPLAQGLLTDKYLNGIPKDSRIAADGRYLKHDAITRKKLSQIEQLNNLAKERGESLAQMALRWVLKDEEITSVLIGASKPSQILENLKIINKMPITDDELRKIDDISL, from the coding sequence ATGCAAATTTCTGAAAATAGATATGACAATATTATATATAATAGATGCGGTAAAAGCGGATTAAAGCTCCCTATAGTTTCTTTAGGGCTTTGGCATAATTTCGGTGAAAACTGCGATTATAACAATATGAAAGAAATGATAAAAACCGCTTTTGATAATGGCATCACTCACTTTGATTTGGCAAATAATTATGGACCTCCTTACGGTTCTGCTGAAATTAGTATGGGTAAAATATTAAATGACGGACTTAATAAATATAGAGATGAACTTATAATCAGCACTAAAGCGGGTTATGATATGTGGCCAGGACCTTACGGAGATTTTGGAAGCAAGAAATATTTAATAGCAAGCATCAATCAAAGTTTAAAAAGACTCAATCTTGAATACGTTGATATATTCTATCATCATAGAATGGATCCTGAAACTCCTTTGGAAGAAACTATGGAAGCATTAACTAGAATAGTAAAAAGCGGAAAAGCTTTATATGTAGGTCTTTCAAATTATGATGGTCACACAATGGAAAGAGCTTCTAAATTACTTTATATGGCTAATGTACCATTTATAATAAATCAAAACAGATATTCTATATTTGACAGGACTATAGAAAATAACGGATTAAAATTAAAAGCAAAAAAATTAGGAAAAGGAATCATAGCATTCAGCCCATTAGCTCAAGGATTATTGACAGATAAATATTTAAATGGTATTCCAAAAGACAGCAGAATAGCAGCTGACGGCAGATATTTGAAACATGATGCTATAACTAGAAAAAAATTGTCTCAAATTGAACAGCTAAATAATTTAGCAAAGGAAAGAGGAGAAAGTTTAGCTCAAATGGCTTTAAGGTGGGTACTAAAAGACGAAGAAATTACAAGCGTATTAATAGGTGCTTCAAAACCAAGCCAAATATTAGAAAATCTAAAAATTATAAATAAAATGCCTATTACTGATGATGAATTAAGAAAAATAGATGATATAAGTTTATAA
- a CDS encoding M55 family metallopeptidase, whose product MKVFISADIEGITTTTQWPDTDAGSLTYKEHTLQMTKEVNAACEGAIDAGAKEIFVKDAHDSAMNIDQTALPECVKIHRRWSGDPYSMIEGIDESFDAIMFIGYHNAASIGNNPLSHTMNTRNVYVKLNEVLASEFMFFSYAAAYRKVPTVFLSGDKGLCEVAQNMQPNHPNLVTLPVKEGIGYSTINYSPNLMVKMIKEKTKEALSQDFKGKLLKLPNTFKLEVCYKEHGYAHKVSFYPGAKKINDTTVIFENNDYYEILRALKFIL is encoded by the coding sequence ATGAAAGTTTTTATTAGTGCGGATATCGAAGGAATTACTACAACTACACAATGGCCTGATACTGATGCAGGAAGTTTAACTTATAAAGAACATACTTTGCAAATGACTAAAGAAGTTAATGCAGCATGTGAGGGAGCTATTGATGCAGGGGCAAAAGAAATATTTGTAAAAGATGCACATGACTCTGCTATGAATATAGATCAAACTGCTTTGCCTGAATGCGTGAAAATACATAGAAGATGGAGCGGAGACCCTTATTCTATGATAGAAGGTATTGATGAGAGCTTTGATGCTATAATGTTTATTGGATATCATAATGCTGCTTCTATTGGAAATAATCCGCTTTCGCATACTATGAATACTAGAAATGTTTATGTAAAGCTTAATGAAGTTTTGGCAAGCGAATTTATGTTTTTTAGTTATGCTGCAGCTTATAGAAAAGTACCTACAGTATTTTTGTCAGGCGATAAGGGATTATGTGAAGTGGCACAAAATATGCAGCCTAATCACCCTAATTTGGTAACACTTCCAGTTAAAGAGGGTATAGGTTATTCTACTATAAATTATTCACCTAATTTAATGGTTAAGATGATTAAAGAGAAAACTAAAGAGGCTTTGAGTCAGGATTTTAAGGGTAAATTATTAAAATTGCCTAATACTTTCAAATTAGAAGTATGTTATAAGGAACATGGATACGCTCATAAAGTATCATTTTACCCCGGAGCGAAAAAAATTAATGATACTACAGTAATTTTTGAAAATAATGACTATTATGAAATACTAAGAGCCTTGAAATTTATATTATAA
- a CDS encoding NUDIX hydrolase, with product MKEIWDIYDINKNKTGRFHQRGIPLKKNDYHIVIHAWVVNSNDEVIITKRHKSKKVCPNMWECTEGSILAGEDSADGALRELQEEIGLSFKKDEAVFLTSFVLEFSNTIVDSYMFRRDVNIEDLVLQENEVSDAMIVNREKYLEMCKSGEIISSIRYFYDIYDKLNNK from the coding sequence ATGAAAGAGATTTGGGATATATATGATATTAATAAAAATAAAACAGGAAGATTTCATCAGAGGGGAATACCTTTAAAGAAAAATGATTATCATATAGTTATACATGCTTGGGTAGTTAATAGTAATGATGAAGTTATAATAACAAAAAGACATAAGAGTAAAAAAGTATGTCCTAATATGTGGGAATGCACAGAAGGTTCTATATTAGCTGGAGAGGATAGTGCTGACGGAGCTTTAAGAGAGCTTCAAGAAGAAATAGGATTATCATTTAAAAAAGATGAAGCAGTATTTTTAACTTCTTTTGTACTTGAGTTTTCAAATACTATAGTAGATTCTTATATGTTTAGAAGAGATGTTAATATTGAGGATTTAGTTTTGCAGGAAAATGAAGTTAGTGATGCTATGATAGTAAATAGAGAAAAATATTTAGAGATGTGTAAAAGCGGAGAGATCATTTCTTCTATAAGATATTTCTATGATATTTATGATAAATTAAATAATAAGTAA
- a CDS encoding RNA ligase, with protein sequence MKVLILTVGPQGSGKSYTIKKANLDYYSVSSDNLRILYSGVFPDGYNGLEISEKDNAYIWNNLILSILENRFRLGQFTILDSTGLFNLNSITELAKKYGYRIVAVLFDHLSLKECIENVRKRGVGSNIPEEVIQDFFMRMKNFKLSGANIFKASDYGSAETALLEACKWDSFYLNETEFEKYDNIKVIPDLHGEYDVFKKFLEKENYFNDKKTAYIFVGDLIDRGVKSKELLDYFLNNDIGNNVYFIEGNHDVNLNFFANDIKVTSQEFYKTTYKEIKKAFTITKQVKDNSDNVVEEKILNESELNNYKKKIRNFYKKFRLYYFFTFKGKKFFINHSGIDKMYEHIPASLLNGVVTYGYGEDDNSYKSYIEVGNKFKNNHSDIIQIFGHRNVLQEELEDNLCKINDNAYCIENSVEYGEDLIILNLKYMSIESYKNDREIENLFDKEKTDSELVRHKYYDTVYSTNFSDRVFYKRLWNEQTIKARGLYRYNETNEIAGRSYDKFFNYDEVKETKLKALQNNIKFPVSVYKKYNGYLFLVFLDKTRDELIFATKSSIGTTMASWAESLLTEENKNFIKEYCKKNNTTFVFECIHLKDSAHPIVYNESFLILLDIIYNEESFRKLSYEELSSKDITEQFQVKERIEIFEAPKSNISKDEYNKYIEKIIHKYVDDFSIDYEGVVFEDANCFMVKVKCPFYIIKKALRSESMRLNRLSYSLNIHYPNNHVIFVGNKIFLKYKRENSLKEWRSLEVSEVVEAYNEVLKELGK encoded by the coding sequence ATGAAAGTATTGATATTAACAGTAGGCCCTCAGGGAAGCGGAAAAAGTTATACTATAAAGAAAGCTAATCTTGATTATTATAGTGTAAGTTCTGATAATTTAAGAATATTATATTCAGGTGTTTTTCCAGACGGATATAATGGACTTGAAATTTCTGAAAAAGACAATGCTTATATTTGGAATAATTTAATATTAAGTATATTAGAAAATAGATTCAGATTAGGACAATTTACCATATTGGATAGTACAGGGCTTTTTAATCTTAATAGTATTACAGAGCTTGCCAAAAAATATGGATATAGAATTGTAGCTGTTTTATTTGATCATTTATCACTTAAAGAATGTATTGAGAATGTGAGAAAAAGAGGGGTAGGTTCTAATATACCGGAAGAAGTTATTCAAGACTTTTTTATGCGTATGAAGAATTTCAAATTGAGCGGTGCTAATATTTTTAAAGCTTCAGATTATGGCAGTGCGGAGACTGCATTGCTTGAGGCATGTAAATGGGATAGTTTTTATCTTAATGAAACAGAATTTGAAAAGTATGATAATATAAAAGTGATACCGGATTTGCATGGCGAGTATGATGTATTTAAAAAGTTTTTGGAGAAAGAAAATTATTTTAATGATAAAAAAACAGCTTATATATTTGTTGGCGATTTAATAGATAGGGGAGTAAAGTCAAAAGAATTACTTGATTATTTTCTTAATAATGATATAGGAAATAATGTTTATTTTATAGAAGGAAATCATGATGTTAATTTGAATTTTTTTGCCAATGATATAAAAGTTACAAGTCAGGAATTTTATAAAACAACATACAAAGAAATAAAAAAAGCATTTACTATAACTAAACAAGTAAAAGATAATAGTGATAATGTTGTAGAAGAAAAAATATTAAATGAAAGCGAATTAAATAATTATAAAAAGAAAATAAGAAATTTTTATAAGAAGTTCAGACTTTATTATTTTTTCACTTTTAAAGGAAAGAAATTTTTTATTAATCATTCCGGCATAGATAAAATGTATGAGCATATTCCTGCATCACTTTTGAATGGTGTTGTAACTTATGGATATGGAGAAGATGATAACAGTTATAAATCTTATATAGAAGTAGGAAATAAATTTAAAAATAATCATTCAGATATTATTCAGATATTCGGACATAGAAATGTACTTCAAGAAGAATTGGAAGATAATCTATGCAAAATAAATGATAATGCCTATTGTATAGAAAATTCTGTGGAATATGGAGAGGATTTAATCATTCTTAATTTAAAATACATGTCTATTGAAAGTTATAAAAATGACAGAGAAATAGAAAACTTATTTGACAAAGAAAAAACTGACAGCGAGCTTGTTCGTCATAAATATTATGATACAGTTTATTCCACTAATTTTTCAGACAGAGTATTTTATAAAAGATTATGGAATGAACAAACTATCAAAGCTAGAGGATTATACAGATATAATGAAACAAATGAAATTGCAGGAAGAAGTTATGATAAATTCTTTAATTATGATGAAGTTAAAGAAACAAAATTAAAAGCATTACAAAATAATATAAAGTTTCCTGTGAGTGTTTATAAAAAATATAATGGTTATTTGTTTTTAGTATTTTTAGATAAAACTAGAGATGAGTTAATATTTGCAACCAAAAGTTCAATAGGTACAACAATGGCTTCTTGGGCGGAAAGTTTATTAACTGAAGAAAATAAAAACTTTATAAAAGAATATTGCAAGAAAAATAATACTACATTTGTTTTTGAATGCATACATTTAAAAGATTCAGCACACCCTATAGTTTATAATGAATCATTTTTGATTTTGCTTGATATAATTTACAATGAAGAGAGTTTCAGAAAACTTTCTTATGAGGAATTATCAAGCAAAGATATAACAGAACAATTTCAAGTAAAAGAAAGAATAGAAATATTTGAAGCTCCAAAATCTAATATTTCAAAAGATGAGTATAATAAATATATAGAAAAAATTATTCATAAATACGTTGATGATTTTAGTATAGATTATGAGGGAGTGGTATTTGAGGATGCAAATTGCTTTATGGTAAAAGTAAAATGTCCTTTCTATATAATAAAGAAGGCATTAAGATCAGAATCAATGCGTTTGAATAGACTTAGTTATTCTTTGAATATTCATTATCCTAATAATCATGTTATTTTTGTGGGCAATAAAATATTTTTAAAGTACAAAAGAGAAAATAGTTTGAAAGAGTGGAGAAGTTTAGAAGTATCAGAAGTTGTAGAAGCCTATAATGAAGTTTTAAAAGAATTGGGTAAGTAA